The following are encoded together in the Mesoplodon densirostris isolate mMesDen1 chromosome 2, mMesDen1 primary haplotype, whole genome shotgun sequence genome:
- the CD101 gene encoding immunoglobulin superfamily member 2, whose protein sequence is MACFSQVASFFLFLTKLSTGQREVTVQKGPLFRAEGYPISIGCNVTGHQGPSEQHFQWSVYLPRAPTQEIQIISTKDATFSYAVYARRVQSREIYVEKVQGNSVFLHISKLQMKDSGEYECHTPNTDGKYYGSYSAKTNLIVIPDTLSAAMTSQTLSKEEGEPLELTCESSKATAQHTHLSVTWYLMQDGERSQASKIISLSKDFMLLPGPLYTERFAAGDVRLDKLGVTTFRLSIGRLRPSDQGQLFCEATEWIQDPDETWTSITKKQTDQTTLRVQPAVRDFQVNIMAESTVPEGKPLELVCLVMGGGQYPQLQGTWFFNDVKMAHIDAGGVLRLKKDYQERASQGQLQVSKLSPKAFSLKIFSVGPEDEGAYRCAVAEVTRAQMGTWQVHQKKQSPDSYVHLRKPAARHVVVSTKNRQQAVWEGEALTLLCKVGGAESLLSVTWWHIPQDQTQPEFVAGMGQDGTMQLGASYGELDNHSNTRLEKMDWATFQLEITSTTITDSGTYECRVSEMTRNQARDQSWAQKMSVTVKPLESSLQVSLMSRQPQVKLTNTFDLSCIARVGYSDLKVPLTVTWQFQAARSRSFDLLLRITHNGTIEWGNFLPQFQKKTKVSQSLFHSQLLIHDATEEEAGVYQCNVEVYDRSSLHTDGPVRASATSHPLRITVTLPESKLKVNSSSQVQEISINSNTDIECNILCQSTGNLRLAVTWYFSAMSTNAPWLRILEMDRTHVVKYGDEFQTTRRKQKFHAEKVSQDLFQLHILNVEDSDQGKYHCAVEEWLWSTNGTWHKLGEKTSGLTELKLRPTGSKVRISKVSGTENASEHSEVAIRCSLESAGSPASLFSVMWYWNRENSGSKMLVHLQHDGLLEYGEEGLRRRLHCYRSSPADFVLMMHRVEREDAGRYWCRVAEWQLHGNPSKWVSQASDESQHVVLTVLPSEPTFPSRICSSAPLLYFLFICPFVMLILLFLSLLCLYWKARKLSTLSLNIQKEKALWVDLKRAGSRTTHRLEEDGEYSWIPRGTCSPVERVWTLELD, encoded by the exons CTAAGCTCAGCACTGGCCAGAGAGAAGTAACGGTTCAGAAAGGACCACTGTTCAGAGCTGAAGGTTACCCCATCAGCATCGGCTGCAACGTAACTGGCCACCAGGGACCTTCTGAGCAGCATTTCCAGTGGTCTGTTTACCTGCCGAGAGCCCCGACCCAAGAAATCCAGATCATTAGCACCAAGGATGCCACCTTCTCTTATGCAGTGTATGCACGGCGGGTGCAAAGTAGGGAAATCTATGTGGAGAAGGTCCAGGGTAACTCAGTCTTTTTGCACATCTCCAAGCTCCAGATGAAGGATTCTGGCGAGTACGAGTGTCACACACCCAACACTGATGGAAAATACTATGGGAGTTACAGTGCAAAGACGAATCTAATTG TCATTCCAGATACCCTCTCTGCTGCCATGACTTCCCAGACTCTCAGTAAGGAGGAAGGTGAGCCATTGGAACTTACCTGTGAGTCATCCAAAGCCACAGCTCAACATACTCACCTCTCTGTCACCTGGTACCTGATGCAGGATGGAGAAAGAAGCCAAGCCAGCAAGATTATTTCCCTCTCCAAAGATTTTATGTTGCTCCCTGGGCCCTTGTATACAGAGAGGTTTGCAGCTGGTGACGTGCGTCTCGACAAGCTTGGGGTCACTACCTTCAGGCTGTCCATAGGGAGGCTCCGGCCCTCAGATCAGGGCCAGCTGTTCTGTGAGGCAACTGAATGGATTCAGGATCCGGATGAAACCTGGACTTCCATCACGAAAAAGCAGACAGATCAAACAACTCTGAGGGTCCAGCCAGCAG TGAGAGATTTTCAAGTCAACATCATGGCTGAGAGCACGGTTCCTGAAGGAAAACCCTTAGAACTGGTTTGCCTGGTCATGGGCGGCGGCCAGTACCCACAGCTTCAGGGCACTTGGTTCTTCAATGATGTTAAAATGGCCCACATTGATGCTGGTGGAGTTCTGCGTCTGAAGAAAGACTATCAAGAAAGAGCAAGTCAAGGACAGCTCCAGGTTTCAAAGTTAAGCCCCAAGGCTTTCTCTCTCAAGATCTTCTCTGTGGGTCCAGAGGATGAAGGTGCCTACAGATGTGCCGTGGCAGAGGTGACAAGAGCTCAGATGGGCACCTGGCAGGTGCACCAGAAAAAACAGTCACCAGACAGCTACGTGCACCTGAGGAAGCCAGCGG CAAGACATGTGGTCGTGTCTACCAAGAACAGGCAGCAAGCAGTGTGGGAAGGAGAGGCGTTAACCCTTCTCTGCAAGGTAGGTGGAGCTGAAAGTCTCCTCTCCGTGACCTGGTGGCACATCCCACAAGACCAGACACAGCCAGAGTTTGTGGCTGGAATGGGGCAGGATGGTACCATGCAGCTGGGTGCCTCCTACGGGGAACTCGATAACCACAGCAACACAAGGCTGGAGAAGATGGACTGGGCCACCTTCCAGCTGGAGatcacctccaccaccatcacAGACAGCGGTACGTATGAGTGCAGAGTGTCTGAGATGACCCGGAACCAGGCCAGAGATCAGAGCTGGGCTCAGAAGATGTCAGTCACTGTAAAACCTCTGG AGTCAAGTTTACAAGTTAGTCTGATGAGCCGTCAGCCACAAGTGAAATTAACCAACACCTTTGACCTGTCCTGCATAGCGAGGGTTGGCTACTCTGACCTCAAGGTTCCACTCACCGTGACATGGCAGTTCCAGGCAGCTAGATCTCGATCCTTTGATCTGCTTCTTCGAATCACCCATAATGGCACAATTGAATGGGGGAACTTCCTACCCCAGTTCCAAAAGAAGACGAAGGTTTCACAGTCTTTATTTCATTCTCAACTCCTAATCCATGATGCCACCGAGGAAGAAGCAGGAGTTTATCAGTGTAATGTAGAAGTTTATGACAGAAGTTCCCTACACACAGACGGCCCCGTGAGGGCTTCTGCCACCTCTCACCCATTGAGGATCACTGTCACTTTACCAG AGAGCAAGCTGAAAGTGAATTCAAGCAGTCAagtccaagagatctccatcaaCTCCAACACAGACATAGAGTGTAACATCCTGTGCCAATCCACTGGAAACCTTCGGTTGGCTGTTACTTGGTACTTCTCTGCCATGTCCACTAATGCACCCTGGCTGAGGATCCTGGAAATGGACCGAACCCACGTAGTAAAATATGGGGATGAATTTCAGACCACACggagaaaacaaaaattccaCGCTGAGAAAGTTTCCCAAGACTTGTTTCAGCTACACATTCTGAATGTGGAAGACAGCGATCAGGGCAAATATCACTGTGCTGTGGAGGAATGGCTCTGGTCTACAAATGGCACTTGGCACAAGCTTGGAGAAAAGACGTCAGGTCTAACAGAATTGAAACTCAGGCCCACAG GAAGTAAGGTACGCATCTCCAAAGTGTCCGGGACAGAAAATGCCTCCGAGCACAGTGAGGTGGCCATCCGCTGCAGCCTGGAGAGTGCGGGCAGCCCAGCCTCCCTGTTCTCTGTGATGTGGTACTGGAACAGAGAAAATTCTGGAAGTAAAATGCTGGTGCACCTGCAGCATGATGGCTTGCTGGAGTATGGCGAAGAGGGGCTCAGGAGGCGCCTGCACTGTTACCGTTCATCCCCTGCAGACTTTGTCCTGATGATGCATCGAGTGGAGAGGGAGGATGCTGGAAGGTACTGGTGCAGGGTGGCAGAGTGGCAGCTACACGGTAACCCAAGCAAGTGGGTCAGCCAAGCATCAGACGAGTCACAGCACGTGGTGCTTACGGTGCTGCCTTCAG AGCCCACGTTTCCTTCCAGGATCTGCTCGTCAGCACCTTTACTCTATTTCCTATTCATCTGCCCTTTCGTTATGCTCATCCTTCtgttcctttccctcctctgcctGTACTGGAAGGCCAGGAAGTTGTCAACTCTGAGTCTAAACATACAGAAAGAAAAGGCCCTCTGGGTGGACCTGAAAAGGGCTGGAAGCAGGACCACACACAGACTGGAAGAGGACGGTGAATACAGTTGGATCCCGAGAGGCACCTGCAGCCCTGTGGAAAGAGTGTGGACTTTGGAACTGGACTGA